From one Ammospiza nelsoni isolate bAmmNel1 chromosome 14, bAmmNel1.pri, whole genome shotgun sequence genomic stretch:
- the FBXO22 gene encoding F-box only protein 22 isoform X8, whose protein sequence is MESAAKGSYVLANLAEVVERVLGFLPTKALLRAACVCRLWRECARRTLRTRQRIAWVSALEPGPAENHALVRALARELEKVHVLPQTVLYIADAETFSGHEECHEQKKARKRNSKETALALEKLLPKRCQVLGLVTPGIVVTPMGSSSNQPQEIEEGEAGFALLFPKIDGVKIHTFHFSKDVKNRVFDESKFAEAGLKNNPDLRVVLLFGYNSWKTGATRFLHQIVNPLNEKSIILAGGQVESFTSLTSEKELRSLEEWTSCSQSPFQNINIVL, encoded by the exons ATGGAATCCGCGGCGAAGGGCAGCTACGTTCTCGCCAACCTCGCCGAGGTGGTAGAGCGTGTCCTCGGCTTCCTGCCCACCAAGGCGCTGCTGCGCGCCGCTTG CGTGTGCCGGCTATGGAGGGAGTGTGCCCGGCGGACGCTGCGGACGCGGCAGCGAATCGCGTGGGTGTCGGCGCTGGAGCCGGGCCCCGCCGAGAACCACGCGCTGGTGCGCGCGCTGGCCCGCGAGCTCGAG AAGGTGCATGTGCTGCCCCAGACCGTGCTCTACATCGCTGATGCAGAGACCTTCAGCGGGCACGAGGAGTGTCACGAGCAAAAGAAAG ccagaaaaagaaacagcaaagaaacagcTCTCGCCCTTGAAAAGTTGTTGCCAAAGCGATGTCAGGTTCTTGGACTGGTCACCCCAGGGATTGTAG TTACCCCGATGGGTTCAAGCAGCAATCAGCCTCAAGAAATTGAAGAGGGCGAAGCTGGGTTTGCTCTGTTGTTTCCCAAAATTGATGGGGTGAAAATTCACACCTTCCATTTTTCTAAAGATGTGAAGAACAGGGTCTTTGATGAAAGCAAGTTTGCTGAAGCAG GTCTGAAGAATAACCCAGATCTCCGTGTTGTTCTTCTGTTTGGCTACAACTCCTGGAAGACTGGAGCTACTCGATTTCTTCATCAAATAGTCAATCCATTGAATGAGAAAAGTATCATCCTGGCTGGAGGACAAGTGGAGAGCTTTACATCACTGACCTCTGAGAA